One window of the Periophthalmus magnuspinnatus isolate fPerMag1 chromosome 6, fPerMag1.2.pri, whole genome shotgun sequence genome contains the following:
- the ano5a gene encoding anoctamin-5 isoform X3, which produces MHRLSGKRGGDGLIEMSPTDSFNDDVNGYPQNTTDNMGFQHDKQEIDKQHQSKDSIFFRDGVRRIDFVLSYEEDKDDGRKPERRNIFEANLRNIGLELETEDKSESEDGNTYFVKIHAPWEVLATYADVLKIKAPFKANDIPENKEMPMGWLATPIRLPEDIMHPEPDYFTAPFDKNKSDFFLIDDKDTFFPPSTRNRIVYYILSRTPYFHDCERDKIGIKRLLNNGTYTGAFPLHDCRYWKSSSSSNCENDRYKLYKYWAKFLCFFKEQPIHLIRKYYGEKIGLYFAWLGFYTEMLLFAAIVGTLCFVYGLLTYEENEWSKEICNETIGGNIVMCPLCDKKCGYWKLSKICNSSWQSHLFDNFGTVFFAIFMGIWVTLFLEFWKRRQARLEYEWDLVDFEEEQQKVQLRPEYETKCSERKLNLITQEVEPYLPLTSKCVRTCLSGATVLFWITLIIACIVGVIAYRLAVYAAFASIMKDSPTNQLHVVGPYITPQLATSVTASCINFVIIMVLNLMYERVAIWITDMEIPKTHLEYENKLTVKMFLFQFVNYYSSCFYVAFFKGKFVGYPGNNAYFFGSWTNLRNEECDPGGCLIELTTQLVIVMTGKQVWGNIQEALVPWLMNWWGSRKARCHPESLYSRWEQDHDLQPFGQLLLFDEYLEMVIQFGFITLFVASFPLAPLLALFNNIIEIRVDAWKLTTQFRRPVASKAHCIGAWEEILNGMAVLSVVTNAFIVAFTSDMIPRLVYMYAYQPDGEMNMKGYINNSLSVFNITEFPEESRPEDGENPSWFNSSITTCRYRDYRYPSGHEKQYSHTMQFWHILAAKLAFIIIMEHVVFTVKFVVARLISDVPSEVRARVKRERYLVQEYLHNYEVEKLKMQLQKSDDDCTCPPMIYPTIPNHEMMSDRL; this is translated from the exons ATGCATCGACTCTCGGGCAAACGAGGAGGGGACGGTCTGATTGAGATGAGCCCAACAGACTCCTTCAATG ATGATGTGAATGGCTACCCACAGAATACAACTGACAACATGGGCTTCCAGCATGACAAACAGGAG ATTGACAAACAACACCAGAGTAAAGATTCCATATTTTTTCGAGATGGAGTGCGAAGGATTGATTTTGTCTTGTCCTACGAAGAAGATAAAGATGATGGTAGAAAACCG GAGAGAAGGAACATTTTTGAGGCCAATCTGAGAAACATTGGCTTGGAGCTGGAGACAGAAGACAAATCA GAGTCTGAAGATGGAAACACATATTTTGTAAAGATTCATGCTCCGTGGGAGGTTTTGGCCACCTACGCAGATGTGCTGAAAATCAAGGCCCCATTCAAGGCTAATGACATCCCTGAGAACAAGGAGATGCCCATGGGCTGGCTGGCCACCCCCATCCGCCTCCCAGAAGACATCATGCACCCTGAGCCAGACTACTTCACTGCCCCctttgacaaaaacaaatcagacTTCTTTCTTATTGATGACAAGGATACTTtctttcccccatcaacccgcAACAGGATA GTTTATTACATCCTGTCTCGAACACCGTACTTCCATGACTGTGAAAGGGATAAAATCGGAATAAAAAGGTTACTTAACAACGGCACCTACACTGGTGCCTTTCCACTACATGAT TGCAGATACTGGAAAAGCTCCAGCTCTTCCAACTGTGAAAATGATCGATACAAACTTTACAAATACTGGGCcaaatttttatgtttctttaagGAGCAGCCCATTCATCTAATAAG GAAATACTACGGAGAGAAAATAGGTCTTTATTTTGCATGGCTGGGCTTCTACACTGAGATGCTGTTGTTTGCTGCAATTGTGGgcaccctttgttttgtctatGGGTTGTTGACCTATGAGGAGAATGAATGGAG TAAGGAGATTTGTAACGAGACCATTGGAGGCAATATTGTCATGTGTCCACTTTGTGATAAGAAATGTGGTTACTGGAAACTCAGTAAAATATGTAACTCCTCTTGG CAATCACATCTATTTGACAATTTTGGAACAGTGTTCTTTGCCATCTTCATGGGAATATGGG TGACCCTGTTCCTTGAGTTTTGGAAGCGCCGTCAGGCCCGTCTGGAGTATGAGTGGGACCTGGTTGACtttgaggaggagcagcagaaggTGCAGCTCCGGCCGGAGTACGAGACCAAGTGCAGTGAGCGCAAACTCAACCTCATCACTCAG GAAGTGGAGCCTTACTTACCTTTAACAAGCAAGTGTGTACGCACGTGTCTGTCGGGAGCCACAGTCCTTTTCTGG ATTACTTTGATCATTGCCTGTATCGTGGGGGTGATTGCATATCGCCTAGCTGTATATGCAGCCTTTGCAAGTATCATGAAAGACAGTCCTACCAACCAACTGCACGTAGTGGGCCCCTACATCACCCCGCAGCTGGCCACATCTGTCACTGCCTCGTGTATCAACTTTGTCATCATCATGGTGCTCAATCTTATGTATGAGAGAGTGGCTATTTGGATTACTGACATGG AAATCCCAAAGACACACCTGGAGTATGAAAACAAGTTGACAGTGAAGATGTTCCTCTTCCAGTTTGTCAACTACTACTCCTCTTGTTTCTATGTGGCATTCTTCAAGGGCAAGTTTGTAGGATACCCTGGAAACAATGCTTACTTTTTCGGGTCATGGACCAATCTAAGAAATGAGGAG tgtgatCCTGGTGGCTGTTTGATTGAACTGACAACGCAGCTAGTAATAGTTATGACCGGCAAACAGGTGTGGGGAAACATCCAGGAGGCTTTAGTGCC ATGGTTAATGAACTGGTGGGGCAGCAGAAAAGCTCGATGTCATCCAGAGAGTCTGTACAGTCGCTGGGAACAAGACCATGACCTTCAACCCTTTGGACAATTGTTGCTCTTTGATGAATACCTGGAAATGG TGATCCAGTTTGGCTTTATCACACTGTTCGTGGCCTCCTTCCCTTTGGCTCCACTGTTGGCGCTCTTCAATAACATCATTGAGATTCGAGTGGACGCCTGGAAACTCACCACTCAGTTTAGACGTCCTGTGGCATCCAAAGCGCACTGCATCGGGGCCTGGGAGGAAATACTCAATGGGAtggctgttctctctgtggtcACTAAT GCCTTTATTGTGGCCTTCACATCTGACATGATCCCTCGGCTGGTCTACATGTACGCATACCAGCCCGACGGCGAGATGAACATGAAGGGCTACATCAACAACAGCCTGTCCGTGTTCAACATCACAGAGTTTCCTGAAGAAAGTCGACCTGAGGATGGAGAAAATCCCTCTTGGTTTAACAGCTCCATCACTACCTGCAG ataCCGTGATTATCGTTATCCCTCTGGCCATGAGAAACAGTACTCCCACACTATGCAGTTCTGGCACATATTGGCGGCTAAGCTGGCATTCATCATTATCATGGAg CATGTGGTGTTCACAGTCAAGTTTGTGGTGGCCCGTTTGATTTCAGATGTGCCCTCTGAAGTGAGGGCTAGAGTGAAAAGAGAGCGATACTTAGTCCAAGAATATTTGCACAACTATGAAGTAGAAAAGCTTAAAATGCAGCTCCAAAAGTCTGATGATGACTGCACATGCCCACCAATGATATACCCAACAATACCCAATCATGAAATGATGTCAGATCGGCTCTAG
- the ano5a gene encoding anoctamin-5 isoform X2 — translation MHRLSGKRGGDGLIEMSPTDSFNDDVNGYPQNTTDNMGFQHDKQESSSSPQVLVDTCESLSGSLASLASSDHSDSPQRENPALDRISTLTGLSRKRALFLKFRSRIDKQHQSKDSIFFRDGVRRIDFVLSYEEDKDDGRKPERRNIFEANLRNIGLELETEDKSESEDGNTYFVKIHAPWEVLATYADVLKIKAPFKANDIPENKEMPMGWLATPIRLPEDIMHPEPDYFTAPFDKNKSDFFLIDDKDTFFPPSTRNRIVYYILSRTPYFHDCERDKIGIKRLLNNGTYTGAFPLHDCRYWKSSSSSNCENDRYKLYKYWAKFLCFFKEQPIHLIRKYYGEKIGLYFAWLGFYTEMLLFAAIVGTLCFVYGLLTYEENEWSKEICNETIGGNIVMCPLCDKKCGYWKLSKICNSSWQSHLFDNFGTVFFAIFMGIWVTLFLEFWKRRQARLEYEWDLVDFEEEQQKVQLRPEYETKCSERKLNLITQEVEPYLPLTSKCVRTCLSGATVLFWITLIIACIVGVIAYRLAVYAAFASIMKDSPTNQLHVVGPYITPQLATSVTASCINFVIIMVLNLMYERVAIWITDMEIPKTHLEYENKLTVKMFLFQFVNYYSSCFYVAFFKGKFVGYPGNNAYFFGSWTNLRNEECDPGGCLIELTTQLVIVMTGKQVWGNIQEALVPWLMNWWGSRKARCHPESLYSRWEQDHDLQPFGQLLLFDEYLEMVIQFGFITLFVASFPLAPLLALFNNIIEIRVDAWKLTTQFRRPVASKAHCIGAWEEILNGMAVLSVVTNAFIVAFTSDMIPRLVYMYAYQPDGEMNMKGYINNSLSVFNITEFPEESRPEDGENPSWFNSSITTCRYRDYRYPSGHEKQYSHTMQFWHILAAKLAFIIIMEHVVFTVKFVVARLISDVPSEVRARVKRERYLVQEYLHNYEVEKLKMQLQKSDDDCTCPPMIYPTIPNHEMMSDRL, via the exons ATGCATCGACTCTCGGGCAAACGAGGAGGGGACGGTCTGATTGAGATGAGCCCAACAGACTCCTTCAATG ATGATGTGAATGGCTACCCACAGAATACAACTGACAACATGGGCTTCCAGCATGACAAACAGGAG TCTTCTTCATCTCCTCAAGTACTTGTTGACACGTGTGAGTCTTTGAGTGGCAGCCTGGCTTCTTTGGCCTCCTCTGATCACAGCGACAGCCCACAGCGCGAGAACCCTGCTTTAGACCGTATCAGTACTTTAACTGGG CTCTCGAGAAAGCGTGCCCTGTTCCTGAAGTTTCGTTCCCGG ATTGACAAACAACACCAGAGTAAAGATTCCATATTTTTTCGAGATGGAGTGCGAAGGATTGATTTTGTCTTGTCCTACGAAGAAGATAAAGATGATGGTAGAAAACCG GAGAGAAGGAACATTTTTGAGGCCAATCTGAGAAACATTGGCTTGGAGCTGGAGACAGAAGACAAATCA GAGTCTGAAGATGGAAACACATATTTTGTAAAGATTCATGCTCCGTGGGAGGTTTTGGCCACCTACGCAGATGTGCTGAAAATCAAGGCCCCATTCAAGGCTAATGACATCCCTGAGAACAAGGAGATGCCCATGGGCTGGCTGGCCACCCCCATCCGCCTCCCAGAAGACATCATGCACCCTGAGCCAGACTACTTCACTGCCCCctttgacaaaaacaaatcagacTTCTTTCTTATTGATGACAAGGATACTTtctttcccccatcaacccgcAACAGGATA GTTTATTACATCCTGTCTCGAACACCGTACTTCCATGACTGTGAAAGGGATAAAATCGGAATAAAAAGGTTACTTAACAACGGCACCTACACTGGTGCCTTTCCACTACATGAT TGCAGATACTGGAAAAGCTCCAGCTCTTCCAACTGTGAAAATGATCGATACAAACTTTACAAATACTGGGCcaaatttttatgtttctttaagGAGCAGCCCATTCATCTAATAAG GAAATACTACGGAGAGAAAATAGGTCTTTATTTTGCATGGCTGGGCTTCTACACTGAGATGCTGTTGTTTGCTGCAATTGTGGgcaccctttgttttgtctatGGGTTGTTGACCTATGAGGAGAATGAATGGAG TAAGGAGATTTGTAACGAGACCATTGGAGGCAATATTGTCATGTGTCCACTTTGTGATAAGAAATGTGGTTACTGGAAACTCAGTAAAATATGTAACTCCTCTTGG CAATCACATCTATTTGACAATTTTGGAACAGTGTTCTTTGCCATCTTCATGGGAATATGGG TGACCCTGTTCCTTGAGTTTTGGAAGCGCCGTCAGGCCCGTCTGGAGTATGAGTGGGACCTGGTTGACtttgaggaggagcagcagaaggTGCAGCTCCGGCCGGAGTACGAGACCAAGTGCAGTGAGCGCAAACTCAACCTCATCACTCAG GAAGTGGAGCCTTACTTACCTTTAACAAGCAAGTGTGTACGCACGTGTCTGTCGGGAGCCACAGTCCTTTTCTGG ATTACTTTGATCATTGCCTGTATCGTGGGGGTGATTGCATATCGCCTAGCTGTATATGCAGCCTTTGCAAGTATCATGAAAGACAGTCCTACCAACCAACTGCACGTAGTGGGCCCCTACATCACCCCGCAGCTGGCCACATCTGTCACTGCCTCGTGTATCAACTTTGTCATCATCATGGTGCTCAATCTTATGTATGAGAGAGTGGCTATTTGGATTACTGACATGG AAATCCCAAAGACACACCTGGAGTATGAAAACAAGTTGACAGTGAAGATGTTCCTCTTCCAGTTTGTCAACTACTACTCCTCTTGTTTCTATGTGGCATTCTTCAAGGGCAAGTTTGTAGGATACCCTGGAAACAATGCTTACTTTTTCGGGTCATGGACCAATCTAAGAAATGAGGAG tgtgatCCTGGTGGCTGTTTGATTGAACTGACAACGCAGCTAGTAATAGTTATGACCGGCAAACAGGTGTGGGGAAACATCCAGGAGGCTTTAGTGCC ATGGTTAATGAACTGGTGGGGCAGCAGAAAAGCTCGATGTCATCCAGAGAGTCTGTACAGTCGCTGGGAACAAGACCATGACCTTCAACCCTTTGGACAATTGTTGCTCTTTGATGAATACCTGGAAATGG TGATCCAGTTTGGCTTTATCACACTGTTCGTGGCCTCCTTCCCTTTGGCTCCACTGTTGGCGCTCTTCAATAACATCATTGAGATTCGAGTGGACGCCTGGAAACTCACCACTCAGTTTAGACGTCCTGTGGCATCCAAAGCGCACTGCATCGGGGCCTGGGAGGAAATACTCAATGGGAtggctgttctctctgtggtcACTAAT GCCTTTATTGTGGCCTTCACATCTGACATGATCCCTCGGCTGGTCTACATGTACGCATACCAGCCCGACGGCGAGATGAACATGAAGGGCTACATCAACAACAGCCTGTCCGTGTTCAACATCACAGAGTTTCCTGAAGAAAGTCGACCTGAGGATGGAGAAAATCCCTCTTGGTTTAACAGCTCCATCACTACCTGCAG ataCCGTGATTATCGTTATCCCTCTGGCCATGAGAAACAGTACTCCCACACTATGCAGTTCTGGCACATATTGGCGGCTAAGCTGGCATTCATCATTATCATGGAg CATGTGGTGTTCACAGTCAAGTTTGTGGTGGCCCGTTTGATTTCAGATGTGCCCTCTGAAGTGAGGGCTAGAGTGAAAAGAGAGCGATACTTAGTCCAAGAATATTTGCACAACTATGAAGTAGAAAAGCTTAAAATGCAGCTCCAAAAGTCTGATGATGACTGCACATGCCCACCAATGATATACCCAACAATACCCAATCATGAAATGATGTCAGATCGGCTCTAG
- the ano5a gene encoding anoctamin-5 isoform X1: MHRLSGKRGGDGLIEMSPTDSFNDDVNGYPQNTTDNMGFQHDKQESSSSPQVLVDTCESLSGSLASLASSDHSDSPQRENPALDRISTLTGLSRKRALFLKFRSRIDKQHQSKDSIFFRDGVRRIDFVLSYEEDKDDGRKPERRNIFEANLRNIGLELETEDKSESEDGNTYFVKIHAPWEVLATYADVLKIKAPFKANDIPENKEMPMGWLATPIRLPEDIMHPEPDYFTAPFDKNKSDFFLIDDKDTFFPPSTRNRIVYYILSRTPYFHDCERDKIGIKRLLNNGTYTGAFPLHDCRYWKSSSSSNCENDRYKLYKYWAKFLCFFKEQPIHLIRKYYGEKIGLYFAWLGFYTEMLLFAAIVGTLCFVYGLLTYEENEWSKEICNETIGGNIVMCPLCDKKCGYWKLSKICNSSWQSHLFDNFGTVFFAIFMGIWVTLFLEFWKRRQARLEYEWDLVDFEEEQQKVQLRPEYETKCSERKLNLITQEMECILNRTAPSFMAKVLICWVAIVFWITLIIACIVGVIAYRLAVYAAFASIMKDSPTNQLHVVGPYITPQLATSVTASCINFVIIMVLNLMYERVAIWITDMEIPKTHLEYENKLTVKMFLFQFVNYYSSCFYVAFFKGKFVGYPGNNAYFFGSWTNLRNEECDPGGCLIELTTQLVIVMTGKQVWGNIQEALVPWLMNWWGSRKARCHPESLYSRWEQDHDLQPFGQLLLFDEYLEMVIQFGFITLFVASFPLAPLLALFNNIIEIRVDAWKLTTQFRRPVASKAHCIGAWEEILNGMAVLSVVTNAFIVAFTSDMIPRLVYMYAYQPDGEMNMKGYINNSLSVFNITEFPEESRPEDGENPSWFNSSITTCRYRDYRYPSGHEKQYSHTMQFWHILAAKLAFIIIMEHVVFTVKFVVARLISDVPSEVRARVKRERYLVQEYLHNYEVEKLKMQLQKSDDDCTCPPMIYPTIPNHEMMSDRL; this comes from the exons ATGCATCGACTCTCGGGCAAACGAGGAGGGGACGGTCTGATTGAGATGAGCCCAACAGACTCCTTCAATG ATGATGTGAATGGCTACCCACAGAATACAACTGACAACATGGGCTTCCAGCATGACAAACAGGAG TCTTCTTCATCTCCTCAAGTACTTGTTGACACGTGTGAGTCTTTGAGTGGCAGCCTGGCTTCTTTGGCCTCCTCTGATCACAGCGACAGCCCACAGCGCGAGAACCCTGCTTTAGACCGTATCAGTACTTTAACTGGG CTCTCGAGAAAGCGTGCCCTGTTCCTGAAGTTTCGTTCCCGG ATTGACAAACAACACCAGAGTAAAGATTCCATATTTTTTCGAGATGGAGTGCGAAGGATTGATTTTGTCTTGTCCTACGAAGAAGATAAAGATGATGGTAGAAAACCG GAGAGAAGGAACATTTTTGAGGCCAATCTGAGAAACATTGGCTTGGAGCTGGAGACAGAAGACAAATCA GAGTCTGAAGATGGAAACACATATTTTGTAAAGATTCATGCTCCGTGGGAGGTTTTGGCCACCTACGCAGATGTGCTGAAAATCAAGGCCCCATTCAAGGCTAATGACATCCCTGAGAACAAGGAGATGCCCATGGGCTGGCTGGCCACCCCCATCCGCCTCCCAGAAGACATCATGCACCCTGAGCCAGACTACTTCACTGCCCCctttgacaaaaacaaatcagacTTCTTTCTTATTGATGACAAGGATACTTtctttcccccatcaacccgcAACAGGATA GTTTATTACATCCTGTCTCGAACACCGTACTTCCATGACTGTGAAAGGGATAAAATCGGAATAAAAAGGTTACTTAACAACGGCACCTACACTGGTGCCTTTCCACTACATGAT TGCAGATACTGGAAAAGCTCCAGCTCTTCCAACTGTGAAAATGATCGATACAAACTTTACAAATACTGGGCcaaatttttatgtttctttaagGAGCAGCCCATTCATCTAATAAG GAAATACTACGGAGAGAAAATAGGTCTTTATTTTGCATGGCTGGGCTTCTACACTGAGATGCTGTTGTTTGCTGCAATTGTGGgcaccctttgttttgtctatGGGTTGTTGACCTATGAGGAGAATGAATGGAG TAAGGAGATTTGTAACGAGACCATTGGAGGCAATATTGTCATGTGTCCACTTTGTGATAAGAAATGTGGTTACTGGAAACTCAGTAAAATATGTAACTCCTCTTGG CAATCACATCTATTTGACAATTTTGGAACAGTGTTCTTTGCCATCTTCATGGGAATATGGG TGACCCTGTTCCTTGAGTTTTGGAAGCGCCGTCAGGCCCGTCTGGAGTATGAGTGGGACCTGGTTGACtttgaggaggagcagcagaaggTGCAGCTCCGGCCGGAGTACGAGACCAAGTGCAGTGAGCGCAAACTCAACCTCATCACTCAG GAAATGGAGTGCATTCTTAACAGGACTGCCCCGAGTTTTATGGCGAAAGTGTTAATTTGCTGGGTGGCTATTGTATTTTGG ATTACTTTGATCATTGCCTGTATCGTGGGGGTGATTGCATATCGCCTAGCTGTATATGCAGCCTTTGCAAGTATCATGAAAGACAGTCCTACCAACCAACTGCACGTAGTGGGCCCCTACATCACCCCGCAGCTGGCCACATCTGTCACTGCCTCGTGTATCAACTTTGTCATCATCATGGTGCTCAATCTTATGTATGAGAGAGTGGCTATTTGGATTACTGACATGG AAATCCCAAAGACACACCTGGAGTATGAAAACAAGTTGACAGTGAAGATGTTCCTCTTCCAGTTTGTCAACTACTACTCCTCTTGTTTCTATGTGGCATTCTTCAAGGGCAAGTTTGTAGGATACCCTGGAAACAATGCTTACTTTTTCGGGTCATGGACCAATCTAAGAAATGAGGAG tgtgatCCTGGTGGCTGTTTGATTGAACTGACAACGCAGCTAGTAATAGTTATGACCGGCAAACAGGTGTGGGGAAACATCCAGGAGGCTTTAGTGCC ATGGTTAATGAACTGGTGGGGCAGCAGAAAAGCTCGATGTCATCCAGAGAGTCTGTACAGTCGCTGGGAACAAGACCATGACCTTCAACCCTTTGGACAATTGTTGCTCTTTGATGAATACCTGGAAATGG TGATCCAGTTTGGCTTTATCACACTGTTCGTGGCCTCCTTCCCTTTGGCTCCACTGTTGGCGCTCTTCAATAACATCATTGAGATTCGAGTGGACGCCTGGAAACTCACCACTCAGTTTAGACGTCCTGTGGCATCCAAAGCGCACTGCATCGGGGCCTGGGAGGAAATACTCAATGGGAtggctgttctctctgtggtcACTAAT GCCTTTATTGTGGCCTTCACATCTGACATGATCCCTCGGCTGGTCTACATGTACGCATACCAGCCCGACGGCGAGATGAACATGAAGGGCTACATCAACAACAGCCTGTCCGTGTTCAACATCACAGAGTTTCCTGAAGAAAGTCGACCTGAGGATGGAGAAAATCCCTCTTGGTTTAACAGCTCCATCACTACCTGCAG ataCCGTGATTATCGTTATCCCTCTGGCCATGAGAAACAGTACTCCCACACTATGCAGTTCTGGCACATATTGGCGGCTAAGCTGGCATTCATCATTATCATGGAg CATGTGGTGTTCACAGTCAAGTTTGTGGTGGCCCGTTTGATTTCAGATGTGCCCTCTGAAGTGAGGGCTAGAGTGAAAAGAGAGCGATACTTAGTCCAAGAATATTTGCACAACTATGAAGTAGAAAAGCTTAAAATGCAGCTCCAAAAGTCTGATGATGACTGCACATGCCCACCAATGATATACCCAACAATACCCAATCATGAAATGATGTCAGATCGGCTCTAG
- the LOC117371940 gene encoding anoctamin-9 has protein sequence MQKGHRRQPSIEFLELMGVVKENGSDQTPFPPVHTPLSYDYVLVAKTLENQETHAYKKQTKFIEELKKKNLKVTKIIDEDLVFYGIQAPKEIFDRYRYLLKVSDACNWSSDQNNVSLSTRIRIVHFILNHTELPQTGEGIRDLMKMKIFEAKFCLHEKKKQRELKESWARWTACLQGQPITAVRNYFGEKVALYYLWLGWYTYLLIPPAVIGLIVFLYGLAFFNTSPLIKEVCESDTVMCPLCDKRCKVWMLSETCTYAKVTLLFDNNGTVLFAMFMAIWATLFLEFWKRHRASYVCEWKVSDWSEEEEELILQIVNNVNCEPRKYKHSYLRSTLVLICVTIMILVIIGLTHALVVFRVIAAVLLAEGSWEFLSTHSNSGAMMLGALFHYVIIIVMTRINRIVAMKLCELEKTRSFAETERSFTIKMFTFQFFTYFSSLIYVAFFLGRINGHPGGYVRIAGRWRLEECHPSGCLTDLFIQMAIIMVLKQTISNVFEFTGPWFSRWLKRRRTKKLQRKCGHCYHKDDTMDSGSELCESCKLRDWLSNYRLNDVDSFSLFNEFLEMVIQFSFTTIFVAAFPLAPLLALLNNIIEIRLDAIKMVTLERRLVPKKTNDIGVWIDVLEAIGVLAVIANGLVIGVSSDFIPRLVYRYLYGPCANGTATDTDCMEGYINNTLSIAYVNDQNIHNEFSASQMETPSGMNASYCSYKDHRNDEDYSLTPQFWLILAVRFAFVILFEHVLVICKFIAAWFIPSAPMEVKNDKLFDKLNRLKEELKSFEA, from the exons atgcaAAAGGGTCACAGGAGACAG ccCAGTATTGAATTCCTGGAGTTGATGGGAGTCGTGAAAGAGAATGGCAGTGATCAGACGCCCTTTCCTCCTGTG CACACTCCGCTCTCATATGACTACGTGCTGGTCGCCAAAACACTGGAAAACCAAGAGACACACGCCTACAAGAAACAGACAAAATTTATTGAAGAGTTGAAAAAGAAGAATCTTAAAGTTACA AAAATTATAGATGAGGATCTGGTCTTTTATGGGATTCAAGCACCAAAAGAGATTTTTGATAGGTACAGGTATCTGCTGAAAGTGTCTGACGCCTGTAACTGGAGCTCAGACCAAAACAATGTGTCCCTCAGCACCAG gaTAAGGATCGTCCATTTCATTCTGAACCACACTGAACTGCCTCAAACTGGAG AGGGCATACGAGATCTAATGAAGATGAAGATTTTTGAGGCAAAATTCTGTTTACATGAG aaaaagaaacaaagggaGCTGAAGGAAAGCTGGGCTCGATGGACAGCCTGTCTCCAAGGGCAACCCATAACTGCTGTCAG AAACTACTTTGGGGAGAAAGTGGCCCTGTACTACCTGTGGCTGGGCTGGTACACATATTTGCTCATCCCACCTGCTGTCATTGGGCTCATTGTGTTCCTCTATGGCTTGGCCTTCTTCAACACTTCACCCTTAAT AAAGGAGGTGTGTGAGTCAGACACAGTCATGTGTCCACTTTGTGACAAAAGATGTAAAGTTTGGATGCTCTCTGAAACCTGCACTTATGCCAAG gTGACACTTCTGTTTGACAATAATGGAACTGTGCTCTTTGCAATGTTCATGGCAATTTGGG CAACTCTGTTTCTTGAATTTTGGAAGAGACATCGTGCGTCTTATGTCTGTGAATGGAAAGTGTCAGACTGGTCAGAAGAGGAG GAGGAACTGATCCTGCAAATTGTGAACAATGTTAACTGTGAACCCCGAAAGTACAAGCACTCTTACCTGCGAAGTACGTTGGTTTTGATCTGCGTGACAATAATG ATTCTGGTCATCATTGGTCTGACTCACGCCTTAGTGGTTTTTCGAGTTATCGCAGCTGTGTTATTGGCTGAAGGATCATGGGAATTTCTGAGCACTCACTCCAACAGTGGGGCCATGATGTTGGGGGCTCTTTTTCattatgtcattattattgtcatGACAAGG ATAAACAGGATTGTAGCGATGAAACTGTGTGAATTAG AGAAAACCAGATCATTTGCTGAAACTGAAAGAAGCTTCACCATCAAGATGTTCACCTTCCAGTTCTTCACCTATTTCTCCTCACTCATTTATGTGGCATTTTTTCTTGGCAG AATAAATGGTCATCCTGGTGGTTATGTGCGCATAGCAGGAAGATGGAGACTTGAAGAG TGTCACCCCAGTGGATGTCTGACTGACTTGTTCATCCAAATGGCAATTATAATGGTACTGAAGCAGACCATTAGCAATGTCTTTGAATTCACTGGCCC GTGGTTTTCGCGCTGGTTGAAGAGGAGAAGAACAAAGAAGCTGCAGAGGAAATGTGGCCACTGTTATCACAAAGATGACACCATGGACTCTGGGTCTGAACTGTGTGAAAGCTGCAAGCTTCGAGACTGGCTCAGCAACTACCGCCTCAATGATGTCGACTCATTCAGCCTTTTCAATGAGTTTCTGGAAATGG tgaTCCAATTCAGCTTCACCACTATTTTTGTGGCTGCATTTCCTCTTGCGCCTCTACTTGCACTCCTCAATAACATCATAGAGATACGCTTGGATGCTATTAAAATGGTTACTCTAGAGAGAAGACTTGTCCCAAAGAAGACCAATGATATAG GTGTATGGATAGATGTGTTAGAAGCTATTGGAGTTTTAGCTGTCATTGCAAATGGACTGGTCATTGGAGTGTCGTCAGACTTCATCCCCCGACTGGTGTATCGTTACCTCTATGGTCCCTGCGCTAATGGAACAGCAACAGATACTGA TTGTATGGAGGGATACATAAACAACACCCTTTCTATAGCATACGTGAATGACCAGAACATACACAATGAGTTCTCAGCAAGTCAGATGGAGACCCCTAGTGGGATGAATGCCTCATACTGCAG CTATAAAGACCATCGGAATGATGAGGACTACAGTCTGACCCCACAGTTCTGGTTAATTTTAGCAGTGCGATTTGCATTTGTCATCTTATTTGAG CATGTTCTCGTCATCTGTAAATTCATCGCAGCCTGGTTCATTCCGAGTGCTCCTATGGAagtaaaaaatgacaaattgtTTGATAAACTCAACCGACTGAAAGAGGAACTCAA GTCATTTGAAGCATAA